A stretch of Triticum aestivum cultivar Chinese Spring chromosome 1D, IWGSC CS RefSeq v2.1, whole genome shotgun sequence DNA encodes these proteins:
- the LOC123162041 gene encoding jacalin-related lectin 9, protein MAATNPSYYQSGVCQDIKQKEHLFHLYMNQIFDGEGVTNANQVTVAKPSGQLLGFGHTIANDWTIRDGPAADANLVARARGMHMGAGKVDQNWLFCHNILFTDTRFKGSSLKVLGDFVSGKDSEWAIVGGSGEFAYAQGVVVAKEIQTVPPTPGRTWELRISAFCLCIPKVTPVTKMGPWGGDGGTSFDITELPRSLQTVTIRCGDVINSVMFSYTDQTGQKKTVGPWGGDGALTATITLAPSEFIKQVLGTTGTVGGETVVTSLTLVSSVTTYGPFGKANGTPFSSQVPDGNNIGGFYARAGGSVNALGVYACPI, encoded by the exons ATGGCCGCTACAAACCCTTCCTACTACCAGAGTGGTGTTTGCCAAGACATCAAACAGAAGGAGCATCTCTTCCACTTATACATGAACCAGATTTTTGATGGTGAGGGTGTCACCAACGCCAACCAAGTCACTGTTGCCAAGCCATCAGGTCAGCTTTTGGGGTTTGGTCACACCATTGCAAACGACTGGACCATACGTGATGGTCCGGCTGCCGATGCAAACCTTGTTGCACGTGCTCGTGGCATGCACATGGGTGCGGGCAAAGTCGACCAGAACTGGTTATTCTGTCACAATATATTGTTCACTGATACCAG GTTTAAGGGGTCCAGCCTTAAAGTTCTTGGCGATTTCGTAAGCGGCAAAGATAGTGAATGGGCAATTGTAGGTGGGAGTGGAGAGTTTGCCTATGCACAAGGTGTTGTGGTCGCCAAAGAAATCCAAACTGTACCACCTACTCCTGGGCGTACTTGGGAGCTTCGTATCAGTGCTTTCTGTCTGTGCATCCCCAAAGTG ACCCCAGTGACAAAGATGGGACCTTGGGGTGGAGATGGAGGGACATCCTTTGACATCACGGAGCTGCCTCGTTCTCTTCAAACTGTGACAATTAGATGTGGGGACGTGATTAACTCGGTTATGTTTTCCTACACTGACCAAACTGGCCAAAAGAAAACGGTCGGACCATGGGGTGGTGATGGCGCACTTACTGCGACG ATCACTCTTGCTCCTTCCGAATTTATAAAGCAAGTTCTTGGAACAACCGGTACAGTTGGAGGAGAGACAGTTGTTACATCACTTACCTTGGTCAGCAGCGTTACAACATATGGGCCTTTTGGAAAAGCAAATGGCACCCCTTTTAGCAGCCAGGTTCCCGATGGTAACAACATTGGGGGATTCTATGCACGTGCTGGGGGGTCTGTCAATGCACTTGGCGTTTACGCGTGCCCAATTTAG